One genomic window of Streptomyces sp. NBC_01498 includes the following:
- the dnaB gene encoding replicative DNA helicase: MSIPEPLEGPWTEAGPSDRLPVSRQRRGEGRGREEQHERGRDTPWEGGSPGFERVPPQDLEAEQSVLGGMLLSKEAIADVVEIIKGHDFYRPAHETVFQAVLDLYAKGEPADPITVAAELTKRGEITRVGGAPYLHTLVQTVPTAANASYYAEIVHERAVLRRLVEAGTKITQMGYAADGDVDEIVNSAQAEIYAVTEQRTSEDYLPLGDIMEGALDEIEAIGSRSGEMTGVPTGFTDLDSLTNGLHPGQMIVIAARPAMGKSTLALDFARAASIKNNLPSVIFSLEMGRNEIAMRLLSAEARVALHHMRSGTMTDEDWTRLARRMPDVSQAPLYIDDSPNLSMMEIRAKCRRLKQRNGLKLVVIDYLQLMQSGGAKRAESRQQEVSDMSRNLKLLAKELELPVIALSQLNRGPEQRTDKKPMVSDLRESGSIEQDADMVVLLHREDAYEKESPRAGEADLIVAKHRNGPTATITVAFQGHYSRFVDMAQT, translated from the coding sequence GTGAGCATTCCCGAGCCGTTGGAGGGCCCCTGGACCGAAGCCGGACCGAGCGATCGTCTGCCCGTCTCCCGCCAGCGCCGGGGCGAGGGCAGAGGCCGCGAGGAGCAGCACGAACGCGGCAGGGACACCCCGTGGGAGGGCGGATCGCCCGGCTTCGAGCGGGTGCCGCCCCAGGACCTCGAAGCCGAACAGTCCGTGCTCGGCGGCATGCTGCTCTCCAAGGAGGCCATCGCCGACGTCGTGGAGATCATCAAGGGCCACGACTTCTACCGCCCGGCGCACGAGACGGTCTTCCAGGCGGTCCTCGACCTGTACGCGAAGGGCGAGCCGGCCGACCCCATCACGGTGGCCGCCGAGCTGACCAAGCGCGGGGAGATCACCCGCGTCGGCGGGGCGCCGTATCTGCACACCCTGGTCCAGACGGTGCCGACGGCGGCCAACGCGTCGTACTACGCGGAGATCGTCCACGAGCGCGCGGTGCTGCGCCGGCTGGTCGAGGCGGGCACCAAGATCACGCAGATGGGATACGCGGCGGACGGCGACGTCGACGAGATCGTCAACTCCGCTCAGGCGGAGATCTACGCGGTGACCGAGCAGCGCACCAGCGAGGACTATCTGCCGCTCGGCGACATCATGGAGGGCGCGCTCGACGAGATCGAGGCGATCGGTTCACGCAGCGGTGAGATGACCGGTGTGCCGACGGGGTTCACAGACCTCGACTCGCTGACGAACGGGCTGCACCCCGGTCAGATGATCGTCATCGCGGCCCGTCCCGCGATGGGCAAGTCGACGCTCGCGCTGGACTTCGCGCGCGCGGCGTCCATCAAGAACAACCTGCCGAGCGTGATCTTCTCCCTGGAGATGGGGCGCAACGAGATCGCCATGCGCCTCCTCTCCGCCGAGGCGCGGGTGGCGCTGCACCACATGCGCTCGGGCACGATGACGGACGAGGACTGGACCCGGCTGGCCCGCCGGATGCCGGACGTCTCCCAGGCCCCCCTCTACATCGACGACTCGCCGAACCTGTCGATGATGGAGATCCGCGCCAAGTGCCGCCGTCTCAAGCAGCGCAACGGACTGAAGCTGGTCGTCATCGACTACCTCCAGCTGATGCAGTCCGGCGGCGCCAAGCGGGCGGAGAGCCGCCAGCAGGAGGTCTCGGACATGTCGCGAAACCTCAAGCTGCTGGCGAAGGAACTGGAACTGCCGGTGATCGCGCTCTCCCAGCTGAACCGTGGCCCCGAACAGCGCACCGACAAGAAGCCGATGGTCTCCGACCTCCGCGAGTCGGGCTCCATCGAGCAGGACGCGGACATGGTCGTCCTCCTGCACCGTGAGGACGCCTACGAGAAGGAGTCCCCGCGCGCGGGCGAGGCGGACCTGATCGTGGCCAAGCACCGTAACGGCCCGACGGCGACCATCACGGTGGCCTTCCAGGGCCACTACTCCCGCTTCGTGGACATGGCGCAGACCTGA
- a CDS encoding MATE family efflux transporter: protein MTQVPTAPGPDSGDRSTAGRRRHDREIVALALPAFGALVAEPLFLMVDSAIVGHLGTPQLAGLAIAAALLGTAVSVFVFLAYATTAAVARRVGAGDLPAAIRQGMDGIWLALLLGTVVIAVTFPLAPWFVDLFGASDTAAPYAITYLRISSLGIPAMLVVLAATGVLRGLQDTRTPLYVAIGGFAANAVLNVALVYGAGLGIAGSAWGTVVAQVGMAAAYLVVVVRGARRHGASLRPDLAGIRASAHAGVPLLVRTLSLRAVLMIATAVAARLGDADVAAHQIILSLWSLMAFALDAIAIAGQAIIGRYLGAGDTRGAREVCRRMVQWGVVSGLGLGVLIVLARPLFVPLFTGDQVVQDTLLPALLVVAVTQPVAGVVFVLDGVLMGAGDGPYLARAMVVTLAVFAPVALLVPVFGGGLTALWWAMTLMMGVRMLTLWLRTRSGHWLVTGATR, encoded by the coding sequence ATGACACAGGTCCCCACGGCACCCGGGCCGGACTCCGGCGACCGGTCCACGGCCGGCCGCCGACGGCACGACCGCGAGATCGTGGCCCTCGCCCTGCCCGCCTTCGGCGCGCTCGTCGCCGAGCCCCTCTTCCTGATGGTCGACAGTGCGATCGTCGGCCATCTCGGCACCCCGCAGCTCGCCGGTCTCGCCATCGCCGCGGCCCTGCTCGGCACCGCCGTGAGCGTCTTCGTCTTCCTCGCGTACGCCACCACGGCCGCCGTCGCCCGCCGCGTCGGCGCGGGCGATCTCCCGGCGGCCATCCGGCAGGGGATGGACGGGATCTGGCTCGCCCTGCTGCTGGGCACCGTCGTGATCGCCGTGACCTTCCCCCTGGCGCCCTGGTTCGTCGACCTCTTCGGTGCCTCGGACACGGCCGCCCCGTACGCCATCACGTATCTGCGCATCTCCAGTCTCGGTATCCCCGCCATGCTCGTCGTCCTGGCGGCGACGGGTGTCCTGCGCGGCCTCCAGGACACCCGGACCCCGCTGTACGTCGCCATCGGAGGTTTCGCCGCCAACGCGGTGCTGAACGTGGCCCTCGTCTACGGCGCCGGGCTGGGCATCGCCGGTTCCGCCTGGGGCACCGTCGTCGCCCAGGTCGGCATGGCCGCCGCCTATCTCGTGGTGGTCGTACGGGGCGCCCGCCGCCACGGCGCCTCGCTGCGGCCGGACCTCGCCGGTATACGGGCGAGCGCCCACGCGGGCGTCCCCCTACTGGTCCGCACGCTCTCCCTGCGCGCGGTCCTGATGATCGCCACCGCCGTCGCCGCCCGCCTCGGGGACGCCGATGTCGCCGCGCACCAGATCATCCTCTCGCTGTGGAGCCTGATGGCCTTCGCGCTCGACGCCATCGCCATCGCCGGGCAGGCGATCATCGGCCGCTATCTGGGGGCGGGCGATACACGAGGGGCCAGAGAGGTCTGCCGCCGCATGGTGCAGTGGGGCGTGGTCTCCGGCCTGGGGCTCGGGGTGCTCATCGTGCTGGCGCGTCCGCTGTTCGTCCCGCTGTTCACCGGGGACCAGGTGGTCCAGGACACCCTGCTGCCCGCTCTGCTGGTGGTGGCGGTCACCCAGCCTGTCGCGGGCGTCGTCTTCGTGCTGGACGGTGTGCTGATGGGCGCCGGCGACGGCCCGTATCTGGCCAGGGCAATGGTCGTCACTCTGGCCGTCTTCGCCCCGGTCGCCCTGCTGGTGCCCGTGTTCGGGGGCGGGCTGACCGCCCTGTGGTGGGCCATGACACTGATGATGGGCGTCCGCATGCTGACGCTGTGGCTGCGTACCCGGTCCGGCCACTGGCTGGTCACCGGTGCCACCCGCTGA
- the rplI gene encoding 50S ribosomal protein L9 translates to MKIILTHEVSGLGTAGDVVDVKDGYARNYLVPRGFAIRWTKGGEKDVEQIRRARKIHEIATIEQANEIKARLEGVKVRLAVRSGDSGRLFGSVTPADLASAIKSAGGPDVDKRRIELGSPIKTLGSHQVSVRLHPEVAAKFGVEVVPA, encoded by the coding sequence ATGAAGATCATCCTCACTCACGAGGTCTCTGGCCTCGGCACCGCCGGCGACGTCGTAGACGTCAAGGACGGATACGCCCGCAACTACCTGGTCCCGCGTGGTTTCGCGATCCGCTGGACCAAGGGTGGCGAGAAGGACGTCGAGCAGATTCGTCGTGCTCGCAAGATCCACGAGATCGCCACCATCGAGCAGGCCAACGAGATCAAGGCCCGCCTCGAAGGCGTGAAGGTGCGTCTGGCTGTTCGCTCCGGCGACTCCGGCCGCCTCTTCGGCTCCGTCACCCCGGCCGACCTCGCCTCGGCGATCAAGTCCGCCGGTGGTCCGGACGTCGACAAGCGTCGCATCGAGCTCGGTTCGCCGATCAAGACCCTGGGCTCGCACCAGGTGTCCGTGCGTCTGCACCCCGAGGTCGCCGCGAAGTTCGGCGTCGAGGTCGTGCCCGCCTAG
- the rpsR gene encoding 30S ribosomal protein S18, producing MAKPPVRKPKKKVCAFCKDKTQYVDYKDTNMLRKFISDRGKIRARRVTGNCTQHQRDVATAVKNSREMALLPYTSTAR from the coding sequence ATGGCGAAGCCGCCTGTGCGCAAGCCTAAGAAGAAGGTCTGCGCATTCTGCAAGGACAAGACCCAGTACGTGGACTACAAGGACACGAACATGCTGCGGAAGTTCATTTCCGACCGCGGCAAGATCCGTGCCCGCCGCGTGACCGGCAACTGCACGCAGCACCAGCGTGACGTCGCCACGGCCGTCAAGAACAGCCGTGAGATGGCGCTGCTGCCCTACACGTCCACCGCGCGATAA
- a CDS encoding single-stranded DNA-binding protein → MAGETVITVVGNLVDDPELRFTPSGAAVAKFRVASTPRIFDKQTNEWKDGDGLFLTCSVWRQAAENVAESLQRGMRVVVQGRLKQRSYEDREGVKRTVYELDVEEVGPSLKTATAKVTKTTGRGGQGGYGGGGGGQQQGGGSWGGGPGGGGQQGGGGSSDDPWATSAPAGGQQGGGGGGGWGGNSGNSGGSGGSGGSGGGYSDEPPF, encoded by the coding sequence ATGGCAGGCGAGACCGTCATCACGGTCGTCGGCAATCTCGTCGACGACCCCGAGCTGCGTTTCACCCCGTCCGGGGCGGCGGTCGCGAAGTTCCGTGTCGCGTCCACTCCCCGCATCTTCGACAAGCAGACCAACGAGTGGAAGGACGGCGACGGCCTGTTCCTGACCTGCTCGGTCTGGCGTCAGGCTGCGGAGAATGTCGCCGAGTCGCTTCAGCGGGGCATGCGCGTCGTCGTGCAGGGCCGGCTGAAGCAGCGGTCCTACGAGGACCGCGAGGGCGTCAAGCGCACGGTCTACGAGCTGGACGTCGAGGAAGTCGGCCCCAGCCTGAAGACCGCGACGGCCAAGGTCACCAAGACCACCGGTCGCGGTGGCCAGGGTGGTTACGGCGGCGGTGGCGGCGGCCAGCAGCAGGGCGGCGGCAGCTGGGGCGGCGGCCCCGGTGGTGGTGGCCAGCAGGGCGGCGGAGGTTCCTCCGACGACCCCTGGGCGACCAGCGCGCCGGCCGGCGGCCAGCAGGGCGGCGGCGGAGGCGGCGGCTGGGGCGGGAACTCCGGGAATTCCGGCGGTTCCGGTGGCTCCGGTGGCTCCGGCGGCGGCTACTCGGACGAGCCGCCCTTCTAG
- the rpsF gene encoding 30S ribosomal protein S6, which translates to MRHYEVMVILDPDLEERAVSPLIENFLSVVREGNGKVEKVDTWGRRRLSYEIKKKPEGIYSVIDLQAEPAIVKELDRQMNLNESVLRTKVLRPETH; encoded by the coding sequence ATGCGTCACTACGAGGTGATGGTCATCCTCGACCCCGATCTCGAGGAGCGAGCAGTCTCCCCGCTGATCGAGAACTTCCTCTCCGTCGTCCGTGAGGGCAACGGAAAGGTGGAGAAGGTCGACACCTGGGGCCGTCGTCGTCTCTCCTACGAGATCAAGAAGAAGCCCGAGGGCATCTACTCGGTCATCGATCTGCAGGCCGAGCCCGCGATCGTCAAGGAGCTCGACCGACAGATGAATCTGAACGAGTCGGTCCTCCGGACCAAGGTCCTCCGTCCCGAGACCCACTGA
- a CDS encoding lipid II:glycine glycyltransferase FemX — protein sequence MTLTLSTISREQHLAYIQSLPAASHCQVPAWADVKTEWRSESLGWFDRDGQLVGAGLVLYRQLPKIKRYLAYLPEGPVINWYAPNLGDWLQPMLAHLKHQGAFSVKMGPPVVIRRWDSVAIKSGIQDPDVKRLRDVEATHIEPRAFEVADRLRKMGWQQGEDGGAGFGDVQPRYVFQVPLANRSLDDVLKGFNQLWRRNIKKAEKAGVEVVQAGYDDLEEWQRLYEITAERDHFRPRPLSYFQRMWTVLNSEDPNRMRLYFARHEGENVAAATMLIVGGHVWYSYGASANHKREVRPSNAMQWRMLRDAYAMGATVYDLRGISDSLDETDHLFGLIQFKVGTGGEAVEYVGEWDFPLNKLLHKALDMYMSRR from the coding sequence ATGACCCTGACGCTGAGCACCATCAGTCGCGAGCAGCATCTGGCTTACATCCAGAGCCTGCCCGCGGCCAGCCACTGCCAGGTCCCCGCGTGGGCGGACGTGAAGACGGAGTGGCGCTCGGAGAGCCTGGGCTGGTTCGACAGGGACGGCCAGTTGGTCGGCGCCGGGCTGGTGCTCTACCGCCAACTGCCCAAGATCAAGCGTTACCTGGCGTATCTGCCCGAGGGCCCGGTCATCAACTGGTACGCCCCCAACCTCGGCGACTGGCTCCAGCCGATGCTCGCCCATCTGAAGCACCAGGGCGCGTTCTCCGTGAAGATGGGCCCCCCGGTGGTGATCCGCCGCTGGGACTCCGTGGCCATCAAGTCCGGCATCCAGGACCCGGACGTCAAGCGGCTGCGCGACGTCGAGGCCACCCACATCGAGCCGCGTGCCTTCGAAGTGGCCGACCGGCTGCGGAAGATGGGCTGGCAGCAGGGCGAGGACGGCGGGGCGGGCTTCGGGGACGTACAGCCGCGTTACGTCTTCCAGGTGCCGCTGGCCAACCGCTCCCTGGACGATGTCCTCAAGGGCTTCAACCAGTTGTGGCGGCGCAACATCAAGAAGGCGGAGAAGGCGGGTGTCGAGGTCGTCCAGGCCGGCTACGACGACCTGGAGGAGTGGCAGCGGCTGTACGAGATCACGGCCGAGCGCGACCACTTCCGGCCGCGGCCCCTCTCGTACTTCCAGCGGATGTGGACCGTCCTCAACTCCGAGGACCCCAACCGCATGCGGCTGTACTTCGCCCGGCACGAGGGGGAGAACGTCGCTGCCGCGACGATGCTCATCGTGGGCGGCCACGTCTGGTACTCGTACGGGGCGTCGGCCAACCACAAGCGGGAGGTCCGGCCCTCGAACGCGATGCAGTGGCGGATGCTGCGGGACGCGTACGCGATGGGCGCGACCGTCTACGACCTGCGCGGTATCTCCGACTCCCTCGACGAGACGGACCACCTGTTCGGTCTCATCCAGTTCAAGGTGGGCACGGGTGGCGAGGCCGTCGAGTACGTCGGCGAGTGGGACTTCCCGCTCAACAAGCTCCTCCACAAGGCTCTCGACATGTACATGTCCCGCCGCTGA
- a CDS encoding alanine racemase: MALSLYVDTARWRAHQKSVIDQFPGIVPVCKGNGYGFGHERLSEETSRFDSDILAVGTIYEAARIKDWFSGDLLVLTPFRRGEEPVPLPDRVVRSVSSVDGVFALVGARVVIECMSSMKRHGVREEELNQLHTAIEDVRLEGFALHLPLDRTDGSEAVEEVIGWMDRLRAARLPLHTMFVSHLRAEELASLQRQFPQTRFRARIGTRLWLGDHEATQYRGAVLDVTPVVKGDRFGYRQQKTASEGWLVVVAGGTSHGVGLEAPKALHGVMPRAKGVARAGLATVNRNLSPFVWSGKQRWFAEPPHMQVSILFVPADAQEPKVGDELVAHLRHTTTQFDRLVDR, encoded by the coding sequence ATGGCGCTCTCCCTCTACGTCGACACCGCGCGCTGGCGGGCGCACCAGAAGTCGGTCATCGACCAGTTCCCGGGCATCGTCCCCGTCTGCAAGGGCAACGGATACGGCTTCGGCCACGAGCGGCTCTCCGAGGAGACGTCCCGCTTCGACTCCGACATCCTCGCCGTCGGCACCATCTACGAGGCCGCCCGCATCAAGGACTGGTTCAGCGGCGACCTGCTCGTGCTGACCCCCTTCCGGCGCGGCGAGGAGCCCGTACCGCTGCCCGACCGGGTCGTCCGCTCGGTCTCCTCGGTCGACGGCGTCTTCGCCCTGGTCGGCGCCCGTGTCGTCATCGAGTGCATGAGCTCCATGAAGCGGCACGGCGTCCGCGAGGAGGAGCTGAACCAGCTGCACACGGCCATCGAGGACGTACGGCTCGAAGGCTTCGCCCTCCACCTGCCGCTGGACCGTACGGACGGCTCCGAGGCCGTCGAGGAGGTCATCGGCTGGATGGACCGGCTGCGCGCGGCCCGGCTTCCGCTGCACACCATGTTCGTCAGCCATCTGCGCGCCGAGGAGCTCGCCAGTCTTCAGCGGCAGTTCCCGCAGACGCGGTTCCGCGCCCGCATCGGGACGCGGCTGTGGCTGGGCGACCACGAGGCGACGCAGTACCGGGGCGCCGTGCTGGACGTGACGCCCGTCGTCAAGGGCGACCGGTTCGGCTACCGCCAGCAGAAGACCGCCTCCGAGGGCTGGCTGGTGGTCGTCGCGGGCGGTACGTCGCACGGGGTCGGGCTGGAGGCGCCCAAGGCGCTGCACGGAGTCATGCCGCGGGCCAAGGGCGTGGCGCGGGCGGGCCTGGCGACGGTCAACCGGAATCTTTCGCCGTTCGTCTGGTCGGGCAAGCAGCGCTGGTTCGCCGAGCCGCCGCACATGCAGGTGTCCATCCTGTTCGTGCCGGCCGACGCGCAGGAGCCGAAGGTCGGCGACGAACTGGTGGCGCATCTTCGCCACACGACGACGCAGTTCGACCGGCTCGTGGACCGCTGA
- a CDS encoding glycosyltransferase family 87 protein — translation MPSTEDTALPTDRPVVPPTRRDRIAAAGSELIGGPIGRWAWYGGSRLTPVRVVALVMIGMFALGMVQKMPCYEWAWFRGASSQYTHACYSDIPHLFLGRGFADGLVPYFDRLDGDMQYLEYPVLTGLFMEVASWLTPGGGSIQHREQMYWMVNAGMLMICAAVIAVCVARTHRHRPWDALFLALAPAFALTATINWDLLAVALLAAGMLMWSRGRALAFGVLIGLATAAKLYPVLVLGPLLLLCWRAGRLRAFAVALGGAAGSWLVVNLPVMLLAPEGWKKFYTFSQERQVDFGSFWLIITQRSGQSLEVDTVNTWSMVLMVLACAGIAALALSAPRRPRFAQLVFLVVAAFILTNKVYSPQYVLWLVPLAALARPRWRDFLIWQACEVMYFLGIWMYLAYTTSGDAHKGLPTEGYQLTIALHLLGTLYLCAVVVRDVLTPERDGVRRDGSDDPSGGVLDGARDVFVLGRAARPGERVAHGVETAQRVSWGVRPPGAA, via the coding sequence ATGCCGAGCACAGAAGACACCGCGCTGCCCACGGACCGGCCGGTCGTACCGCCCACCAGGCGGGACAGGATCGCCGCGGCCGGCAGCGAGCTGATCGGCGGTCCCATCGGCCGCTGGGCCTGGTACGGCGGCAGCCGGCTGACCCCGGTCCGGGTGGTCGCGCTCGTGATGATCGGGATGTTCGCGCTCGGCATGGTGCAGAAGATGCCCTGCTACGAGTGGGCGTGGTTCCGGGGCGCCAGTTCCCAGTACACGCACGCGTGCTACTCCGACATCCCGCACCTGTTCCTCGGGCGGGGATTCGCCGACGGCCTCGTGCCGTACTTCGACCGGCTCGACGGCGACATGCAGTACCTGGAGTACCCCGTACTGACCGGGCTGTTCATGGAGGTCGCCTCCTGGCTCACCCCCGGCGGCGGCTCCATCCAGCACCGCGAGCAGATGTACTGGATGGTCAACGCGGGCATGCTGATGATCTGTGCGGCGGTCATCGCCGTCTGCGTCGCCCGCACCCACCGGCACCGTCCCTGGGACGCCCTGTTCCTCGCCCTCGCGCCCGCGTTCGCGCTCACCGCCACCATCAACTGGGACCTGCTGGCCGTCGCGCTGCTGGCCGCCGGGATGCTGATGTGGTCGCGTGGCCGGGCACTGGCCTTCGGCGTGCTCATCGGTCTCGCGACGGCGGCCAAGCTCTATCCCGTACTGGTGCTTGGGCCGCTGCTGCTGCTGTGCTGGCGCGCGGGGCGGCTGCGGGCGTTCGCGGTCGCGCTGGGCGGTGCGGCGGGCTCCTGGCTGGTGGTGAACCTGCCGGTGATGCTGCTCGCGCCGGAGGGGTGGAAGAAGTTCTACACCTTCAGCCAGGAGCGGCAGGTGGACTTCGGATCATTCTGGCTGATCATCACCCAGCGCTCCGGACAGTCCCTGGAGGTCGACACCGTCAACACCTGGTCGATGGTGCTGATGGTCCTGGCGTGCGCGGGGATCGCGGCGCTCGCGCTGTCGGCGCCGAGGCGGCCCCGGTTCGCGCAGCTCGTCTTCCTGGTCGTGGCGGCGTTCATCCTGACCAACAAGGTCTACTCGCCGCAGTACGTACTGTGGCTCGTCCCGCTCGCCGCGCTGGCCCGGCCCCGGTGGCGCGACTTCCTGATCTGGCAGGCGTGCGAGGTCATGTACTTCCTGGGCATCTGGATGTACCTCGCGTACACGACGAGCGGCGACGCCCACAAGGGACTGCCGACGGAGGGCTATCAACTGACCATCGCCCTGCATCTGCTGGGGACGCTGTACCTGTGCGCCGTCGTCGTACGGGACGTCCTGACGCCGGAGCGCGACGGCGTACGGCGCGACGGGTCGGACGATCCGTCCGGCGGGGTGCTGGACGGGGCGCGGGACGTGTTCGTGCTGGGGCGGGCCGCCCGGCCCGGGGAGCGCGTGGCGCACGGCGTGGAGACCGCGCAGCGGGTGTCGTGGGGGGTGCGGCCGCCGGGGGCCGCCTGA
- a CDS encoding transglycosylase domain-containing protein — translation MVGIPQQNLASKAQNNVYLWDDGSQMVATGGEVNRQIVGIDRIPKDMQNAVISAENKTFREDAGVDPMGIGRALFNMARGGQTQGGSTITQQFVKNTRLSQEQTLSRKFKELFISIRVGAEMNKEEIMEGYLNTSYYGRGAYGIQAAARTYYGTDAMKLNASQCAFLATLLKGATYYDPHGSEAIDPKADAKSNTERAKRHWNWILDEMVKDSHLGAAERATYKTFPMPELPKKNAQLSGQIGYLVDLAKAYFINNSGGKYTTDDLAKGGFEIKTTFNKKKVEALNKAVTEVYKKNIDPKKRPDKDTHVEFGGASVEVETGKIVAIYGGQDATKHFTNNANETGAQVGSTFKPYVLAAAMRDGVRDPDLEPEQGADSRRLVSPDDSEYNGENKLKIKEYDGSIWTNEEGKEWHQRNDGDKDYPEINLREAMKVSANSPFVQLGMDVGIPQVRQAAVDAGLLEDSLPGGNNPSFSIGISDPSAIRMAGSYATFADSGTQRDPYSVQEVKREGTVVYKHDQKPESAFTSAVADNVTDVLKSVVMEDGGTGTAARLPDGREVAGKTGTTDGNKSAWFVGYTPQLSTAIDMYRLDDNAENKNREFLEMFGTGGQEKIHGASFPAEIWQDYMTVAVKGTKILTFPEPEPVGEAVYGGGLSSPEPSPTETPSETPSESPSESPSESLEPSPTESETCQPGDNGCQDGGPGGPGGEDQGGVIGDPGATSSGPPEPGDPQGGDGGGFINGGGGGGGGRGDEDDN, via the coding sequence ATGGTCGGCATCCCCCAGCAGAACCTCGCCTCCAAGGCCCAGAACAACGTCTACCTGTGGGACGACGGCTCCCAGATGGTCGCCACCGGCGGTGAGGTCAACCGCCAGATCGTCGGGATCGACCGCATCCCCAAGGACATGCAGAACGCCGTGATCTCCGCGGAGAACAAGACGTTCCGCGAGGACGCCGGCGTCGACCCGATGGGTATCGGCCGGGCCCTCTTCAACATGGCCCGGGGCGGCCAGACGCAGGGTGGTTCGACCATCACCCAGCAGTTCGTGAAGAACACGCGGCTCAGCCAGGAGCAGACCCTCAGCCGTAAGTTCAAGGAGTTGTTCATCTCCATCCGCGTCGGTGCGGAGATGAACAAGGAAGAAATCATGGAGGGGTACCTCAACACCTCCTACTACGGACGCGGCGCCTACGGCATCCAGGCGGCGGCGCGTACGTACTACGGCACCGACGCCATGAAACTCAACGCCAGCCAGTGCGCCTTCCTCGCCACCCTGCTCAAGGGCGCGACGTACTACGACCCGCACGGTTCGGAGGCGATCGACCCCAAGGCCGACGCCAAGTCCAACACCGAGCGGGCGAAGCGGCACTGGAACTGGATCCTCGACGAGATGGTGAAGGACAGTCACCTCGGCGCGGCCGAGCGCGCGACGTACAAGACCTTCCCGATGCCGGAGCTTCCCAAGAAGAACGCGCAGCTCAGCGGTCAGATCGGCTATCTGGTCGACCTCGCCAAGGCGTACTTCATCAACAACAGCGGGGGGAAGTACACGACCGACGACCTGGCCAAGGGCGGCTTCGAGATCAAGACGACCTTCAACAAGAAGAAGGTCGAGGCGCTGAACAAGGCCGTCACCGAGGTCTACAAGAAGAACATCGACCCGAAGAAGCGCCCGGACAAGGACACCCACGTCGAGTTCGGCGGCGCCTCGGTGGAGGTCGAGACCGGCAAGATCGTCGCCATCTACGGCGGTCAGGACGCCACCAAGCACTTCACCAACAACGCCAACGAGACCGGTGCCCAGGTCGGCTCGACCTTCAAGCCGTACGTGCTGGCGGCGGCGATGCGCGACGGAGTGCGTGATCCCGATCTGGAGCCGGAGCAGGGCGCCGACTCCCGCAGGCTGGTGTCGCCCGACGACAGTGAGTACAACGGCGAGAACAAGCTGAAGATCAAGGAGTACGACGGCTCGATCTGGACCAACGAGGAGGGCAAGGAGTGGCACCAGCGCAACGACGGCGACAAGGACTACCCGGAGATCAACCTGCGTGAGGCCATGAAGGTCTCGGCCAACTCCCCCTTCGTCCAGCTCGGCATGGACGTCGGCATCCCGCAGGTCCGGCAGGCCGCCGTGGACGCGGGACTGCTGGAGGACAGCCTGCCGGGCGGCAACAACCCGTCGTTCTCCATCGGCATCTCCGACCCCAGCGCGATCCGGATGGCCGGTTCGTACGCCACCTTCGCCGACAGCGGCACCCAGCGCGACCCCTACTCCGTCCAGGAGGTCAAGCGGGAGGGGACCGTCGTCTACAAGCACGACCAGAAGCCCGAAAGCGCGTTCACCTCCGCTGTCGCGGACAACGTCACGGACGTCCTGAAGTCCGTGGTCATGGAGGACGGCGGTACGGGCACCGCCGCACGGCTGCCGGACGGCCGCGAGGTGGCCGGCAAGACCGGTACGACCGACGGCAACAAGTCCGCCTGGTTCGTGGGCTACACCCCGCAGCTCTCCACCGCCATCGACATGTACCGGCTGGACGACAACGCGGAGAACAAGAACCGCGAGTTCCTGGAGATGTTCGGCACCGGCGGCCAGGAGAAGATCCACGGCGCCTCGTTCCCGGCCGAGATCTGGCAGGACTACATGACGGTCGCGGTGAAGGGCACGAAGATCCTCACGTTCCCCGAGCCCGAGCCGGTCGGTGAGGCCGTCTACGGAGGCGGTCTGAGCAGCCCCGAGCCGAGCCCGACCGAGACGCCCTCGGAGACGCCCTCCGAGTCCCCGTCGGAGTCGCCGTCCGAGTCGCTCGAACCGTCCCCGACCGAGTCCGAGACCTGCCAGCCGGGGGACAACGGCTGCCAGGACGGCGGCCCCGGCGGTCCGGGCGGCGAGGACCAGGGCGGCGTCATCGGAGACCCGGGCGCCACGTCCAGCGGACCACCCGAACCCGGCGACCCGCAGGGCGGTGACGGCGGAGGCTTCATCAACGGCGGTGGCGGCGGTGGTGGCGGCCGCGGGGACGAGGACGACAACTGA